In the Terriglobia bacterium genome, one interval contains:
- a CDS encoding PhoH family protein, which yields MKKNIEIVPNIQKLFGIRDENLLLMESGLNVNIDLKSDSVQLEGAARDVARAEQIFTDFDHLGSTGQEFTDADLSSMLRVVVADSTATLRGMAEAGKQRSFGKRQVQPKSMNQRRYIDAIEKYDMVFGIGPAGTGKTYLAVAMAVSALNAKKVNRIILARPAVEAGERLGFLPGTLQEKVDPYLRPLYDALYDLMEPERVDRFLEKNVIEIAPIAFMRGRTLNDSFIILDEAQNTTPEQMKMFVTRMGFNSKAVITGDVTQIDLPNAKRSGLLEAADVLKPVEGIFFNYFTEEDVVRHHLVQRIVRAYDERSRSQQMSLELPREVQPQQEPNEPPLQQ from the coding sequence ATGAAGAAAAATATAGAAATCGTCCCGAATATACAGAAGCTGTTTGGTATCCGCGATGAGAATCTCCTGCTGATGGAGAGCGGCCTGAACGTAAACATTGACCTGAAATCCGATTCCGTACAACTGGAAGGCGCCGCCCGGGACGTGGCCCGCGCTGAGCAGATCTTTACCGACTTTGATCACCTGGGCAGTACTGGGCAGGAATTTACTGACGCTGATTTGAGTTCAATGCTGCGCGTTGTGGTGGCCGACTCGACGGCGACGCTGCGTGGCATGGCTGAGGCGGGAAAGCAGCGGTCGTTTGGCAAGCGGCAGGTGCAGCCTAAGAGCATGAATCAGCGTCGCTATATTGACGCCATTGAAAAATATGACATGGTGTTTGGCATCGGGCCGGCAGGAACGGGCAAGACGTACCTGGCCGTGGCGATGGCTGTGTCGGCACTCAACGCGAAGAAGGTAAACAGGATCATCCTGGCGCGGCCCGCGGTGGAAGCCGGTGAGCGTCTGGGCTTTCTGCCCGGAACTCTGCAGGAGAAAGTCGATCCGTATTTGCGTCCGCTGTATGACGCGCTGTATGACCTCATGGAGCCGGAGAGGGTTGATCGATTCCTGGAAAAGAACGTGATTGAGATTGCGCCGATTGCTTTTATGCGCGGTCGCACGCTGAATGATTCATTCATCATCCTGGACGAAGCCCAGAACACGACACCTGAACAAATGAAGATGTTTGTGACGCGCATGGGCTTCAACTCCAAGGCAGTAATCACCGGCGACGTAACGCAGATTGACCTGCCTAACGCCAAGCGCAGCGGCCTGCTTGAGGCCGCGGATGTGCTCAAGCCCGTGGAAGGAATTTTCTTCAACTATTTTACTGAGGAAGACGTCGTCCGCCATCACCTCGTCCAGCGCATCGTCCGCGCTTACGACGAACGGTCGCGCAGCCAGCAAATGTCGCTGGAACTGCCGCGCGAGGTGCAGCCGCAGCAGGAGCCCAACGAGCCCCCTCTGCAACAGTAG
- a CDS encoding response regulator, whose product MTNKHEPENAIRPEDAAALTKDTREKPGITKRELTAGERNHELLPQPLVKIVNYKTGDVTQASLAQLNQQMRAFRKVILLIEDQPAFSDTCTRALHELGYDGVQLITRVQEAENHLDDIVSNLTEAPAAIVLDLGLGLDSGFTLLRKCHAEPRLQQVPILVWTKHTDDLSRTFSNYLGAKDFLVKSGDPQQLRDALKRLMTPNAAPKSQPA is encoded by the coding sequence ATGACCAATAAGCATGAACCTGAAAATGCGATCCGTCCTGAAGACGCTGCAGCGCTCACCAAGGATACGCGCGAGAAGCCGGGCATAACAAAACGTGAGTTGACCGCCGGTGAGCGCAATCATGAATTGCTGCCCCAGCCGCTGGTAAAGATCGTAAACTACAAAACTGGTGACGTTACCCAGGCATCGCTGGCGCAACTCAACCAGCAGATGCGCGCGTTTCGCAAGGTCATCCTGCTTATTGAGGACCAGCCCGCTTTTTCTGACACTTGTACCAGGGCCCTGCATGAGCTCGGTTATGACGGCGTACAGCTGATCACCCGTGTACAGGAAGCTGAGAACCATCTCGACGATATAGTGTCGAACCTGACCGAAGCGCCCGCAGCCATCGTCCTGGATCTGGGCCTTGGCCTGGATAGCGGCTTTACTCTGTTGCGCAAATGCCATGCTGAGCCTCGGTTGCAGCAGGTTCCCATTCTGGTCTGGACGAAACATACTGATGATCTTTCAAGAACGTTCAGCAACTATCTTGGAGCCAAGGACTTTCTGGTGAAATCCGGCGATCCCCAGCAACTGCGGGATGCCCTGAAACGGCTCATGACCCCAAACGCGGCCCCAAAATCTCAACCTGCCTGA
- the rpsT gene encoding 30S ribosomal protein S20 encodes MANHFSALKRARQTTKRTEDNRSNTSRLRTALRKLRETLATGDSKAANEAFGNTVSMIDKAVKKGVIHKNTGSRYKSRLSARVAAVKK; translated from the coding sequence ATGGCAAATCATTTTTCTGCGCTCAAGCGTGCGCGCCAAACCACCAAACGCACGGAAGACAACCGCTCTAACACCTCCCGTCTGCGCACCGCGCTGCGCAAGCTGCGTGAGACCCTCGCCACCGGCGACTCCAAGGCGGCGAATGAAGCCTTCGGCAACACCGTTTCCATGATCGATAAAGCCGTGAAAAAGGGCGTCATCCACAAGAACACCGGCTCACGGTATAAATCCCGCCTTAGTGCCCGCGTGGCCGCGGTCAAAAAGTAG